From a single Hemitrygon akajei chromosome 28, sHemAka1.3, whole genome shotgun sequence genomic region:
- the LOC140717630 gene encoding RILP-like protein 2 isoform X1, protein MLVRRILKSRTVCGMEELNPESAFDKDPFELTAENVYDISYIIGRDLIQLSSSGSCDRVAELQYKIIRVLEMLEGLVNRHSLTMETLKIERDSLRTETERLSGELQLAVQSNSKQDTGPNKLVVDADDPDRPRFTLQELRDVLQERNKLKAQLHIAQEELECYKNGLIRAKESHIAKLNEPGPSGGGSEQTMVKKLFKLRKKSMNST, encoded by the exons ATGCTGGTAAGGCGGATATTGAAATCGCGAACCG tgTGCGGGATGGAGGAATTGAATCCCGAGTCAGCATTTGACAAAGATCCATTCGAGCTCACGGCTGAAAATGTCTACGATATTTCATACATCATCGGGCGCGATTTAATCCAACTTAGCAGCTCAGGAAGCTGTGACAGAGTCGCCGAGTTGCAGTATAAAATCATAAGGGTCCTAGAAATGCTGGAGGGTCTGGTGAACAGGCACAGTCTGACCATGGAAACGTTAAAGATCGAGCGAGACAGTCTCAGAACCGAGACGGAAAGACTTAGCGGGGAGCTTCAGCTGGCTGTTCAAAGCAATTCAAAGCAAGATACCGGGCCGAACAAACTTGTGGTGGACGCCGATGACCCAGATCGCCCACGATTCACGTTACAGGAACTGAGGGATGTGCTTCAGGAGCGTAATAAACTGAAGGCTCAGCTGCACATTGCACAAGAGGAACTTGAGTGTTACAAAAATGGATTAATCCGTGCAAAAGAATCTCACATTGCAAAACTAAACGAGCCAGGTCCGAGCGGCGGCGGCAGCGAACAAACCATGGTTAAAAAGCTTTTTAAGCTTAGAAAAAAATCCATGAACTCCACGTAG
- the LOC140717630 gene encoding RILP-like protein 2 isoform X2 has product MEELNPESAFDKDPFELTAENVYDISYIIGRDLIQLSSSGSCDRVAELQYKIIRVLEMLEGLVNRHSLTMETLKIERDSLRTETERLSGELQLAVQSNSKQDTGPNKLVVDADDPDRPRFTLQELRDVLQERNKLKAQLHIAQEELECYKNGLIRAKESHIAKLNEPGPSGGGSEQTMVKKLFKLRKKSMNST; this is encoded by the coding sequence ATGGAGGAATTGAATCCCGAGTCAGCATTTGACAAAGATCCATTCGAGCTCACGGCTGAAAATGTCTACGATATTTCATACATCATCGGGCGCGATTTAATCCAACTTAGCAGCTCAGGAAGCTGTGACAGAGTCGCCGAGTTGCAGTATAAAATCATAAGGGTCCTAGAAATGCTGGAGGGTCTGGTGAACAGGCACAGTCTGACCATGGAAACGTTAAAGATCGAGCGAGACAGTCTCAGAACCGAGACGGAAAGACTTAGCGGGGAGCTTCAGCTGGCTGTTCAAAGCAATTCAAAGCAAGATACCGGGCCGAACAAACTTGTGGTGGACGCCGATGACCCAGATCGCCCACGATTCACGTTACAGGAACTGAGGGATGTGCTTCAGGAGCGTAATAAACTGAAGGCTCAGCTGCACATTGCACAAGAGGAACTTGAGTGTTACAAAAATGGATTAATCCGTGCAAAAGAATCTCACATTGCAAAACTAAACGAGCCAGGTCCGAGCGGCGGCGGCAGCGAACAAACCATGGTTAAAAAGCTTTTTAAGCTTAGAAAAAAATCCATGAACTCCACGTAG